A single genomic interval of Eurosta solidaginis isolate ZX-2024a chromosome 3, ASM4086904v1, whole genome shotgun sequence harbors:
- the Ir41a gene encoding uncharacterized protein Ir41a isoform X2 yields MLGATNLLPSIYWARILNVIMQNYLLTTTTCIIWPESNDLSSVWENIHLSAGAVINIHQRDLEASFLNDVADFEAKRKELSKDFIIMNALVAKLTLSIEKSHCESFLAFQTDIPFFIESIINASRYSIWRSLHNKFVFAYNKDELNEDYFQHTFFEVQSNILLIESSNSKPEVFDLKTNKFVGPHSDNPKQLYILDRFNASSNTFLHGNNLFPDKFADLQGREVIMAAFDYKPDIILKYYPGAPSRDRAFAPDDVDGDVEIDGTEARILQTFCELHNCSVCIDTSDADDWGVAFRNMTGDAALGMIATGKAEVGMSAMYTWYIDYVSLDMSMYMGRSGITCVVPAPKRLASWLLPIEPFQPVLWAFVIACLCLKILALTFLDHYNPIVLPFSTKLHKNIGKSWWGNFEYAFSTTLQLFVSQSNKGIMMSCIPLRIMLFACFLNDIVITSIYAGGLSSILTVPSFGPAADSVERLYAFQLKWAGDSEAWVSSIHYDESEIIQGLLRNYKIYSTEELAELAKTTEMGFTIERLPFVCGSRTFKQSCFGQNENYDRRHLFPIYRRIHVTQLATIGTFQYNG; encoded by the exons ATGTTAGGGGCAACAAATTTATTGCCGAGCATTTATTGGGCGCGCATATTGAATGTGATAA TGCAAAATTATCTTCTTACAACTACAACATGCATAATTTGGCCTGAGAGCAACGATTTATCCAGCGTTTGGGAAAATATCCATCTGTCAGCTGGCGCAGTCATAAATATTCATCAACGCGATTTAGAAGCATCTTTTCTTAACGATGTTGCAGATTTCGAAGCGAAACGTAAGGAACTATCGAAGGACTTCATTATTATGAATGCTTTGGTTGCGAAATTAACATTGTCTATAGAGAAATCACATTGTGAG AGCTTTCTAGCCTTTCAAACAGATATACCTTTCTTTATTGAATCGATTATAAATGCAAGCCGTTATTCGATTTGGCGTTCGTTACATAACAAATTTGTGTTTGCCTACAATAAGGATGAATTGAATGAGGATTATTTTCAGCATACTTTTTTTGAag TGCAATCGAACATACTTCTTATAGAAAGTTCCAACTCGAAACCAGAAGTTTTCgatttgaaaacaaataaattcGTCGGCCCACATTCAGACAATCCCAAACAACTTTATATACTGGATCGTTTCAATGCATCAAGTAATACTTTTTTGCATGGAAATAATCTTTTTCCTGATAAATTTGCTGATTTGCAAGGACGTGAAGTGATTATGGCAGCTTTTGACTATAAACCGGATATAATTTTGAAATAT TATCCTGGCGCACCTTCGCGTGATAGAGCCTTTGCACCTGATGATGTCGATGGCGATGTTGAAATTGACGGTACAGAAGCGAGAATATTGCAAACATTTTGTGAGCTGCACAATTGCTCAGTGTGTATCGATACAT CTGATGCTGATGACTGGGGTGTCGCATTTAGAAATATGACTGGAGATGCTGCTTTGGGTATGATAGCTACAGGAAAGGCTGAAGTCGGCATGAGCGCAATGTATACGTG GTATATCGATTATGTATCACTGGACATGTCGATGTATATGGGACGCTCGGGTATCACTTGTGTAGTACCCGCACCAAA GCGCTTAGCTAGTTGGCTATTACCCATTGAACCATTTCAGCCTGTCCTATGGGCATTTGTTATCGCTTGTTTGTGCTTAAAAATATTGGCTTTAACATTTTTGGATCATTACAACCCAATTGTTCTACCGTTTAGCACGAAATTACATAAGAATATTGGAAAAAGTTGGTGGGGGAATTTTGAATATGCTTTTTCGACTACGTTGCAATTGTTTGTCTCACAATCCAATAAAGGAATTATGATGAGTTGTATACCATTAAGAATAATGCTATTTGCTTGCTTTCTGAATGATATAGTCATAACAAGTATTTATGCTGGCGGGCTGTCTAGCATACTAACGGTGCCTAG TTTTGGACCAGCAGCTGATTCGGTGGAACGTCTTTACGCTTTCCAACTCAAATGGGCCGGCGATTCGGAGGCATGGGTATCATCAATACATTATGATGAGAGT GAAATTATTCAAGGTTTACTgcgaaattataaaatttatagcaCAGAAGAATTGGCAGAGTTGGCAAAAACGACGGAGATGGGCTTTACTATTGAACGTTTGCCATTTG